The stretch of DNA CAGCTACAATTTGAGCTAAACTTCCGGACAGCGACGCGCGGTATAAATGTGATGTATACGCGTATGCAGTCGGTGCTGGTTTGAAATTCTCGATTTCAGCTTCTGTAATCTGTAAAATTTCTGCGTGCTCCTTATGCACCGTAAGTTCTGCTTCAGCGGTCTTCTTTGCTTTTTCTGCCAGTTTAGCGGCAATATGAAAGTCATCTGAATGAGCAGCCGCAAAAGCATGCACCTTCCCGTAATGTTTCAAATAATAGATATCTTGTAGAATATAATTTTTGAATGTTTCTAGTGGCAAATCACCACTTACGACCTTTTGTACAAATGGATGATTTAAACTTAACTGCCAGCTTTCTTTTGTTGCCTCACGCAATGAATCTGAAAAAAGCATAGAAAATCCCCCTTAATTTTGTTTAATAGCCTACTTCTACAACTGCGTTAACAATATACATTAAATCGTTTTTATCCTGCTGATCTTCCAAGAAAATCCCACTAGTTGTTGCCAAGCCTCCAGGTAAGACCTCAACAGTGACTGTACCATAAGGAATTAATTGTTTTATTTTGTCGTGATCCAATTTTTCCGTATCTAATGGAATACCCAGTTTTACATTTACTTTCATCTTATTTAAGTCAGCATCTGGTAAGATCTTCTTCATTCCTGGCATAGAATTGCTATGGATTGCATTCATTACAGCTCTTTCTGATGCAATATTCACGTTCTGTCCATGAACATCTACTCCTGTTCCTGTCTCGACAAATAGAAGATTTTCCAATTACTTTTCCTCCTTCGATAATGATACATATCCTTATAGTTCGTGAACTTGTTTGTATTTTTCTACTTTTTCATCAGTTAGAAAGTATATTTCATCGAGTAATGCCGGAATAAATGTTCCAGGCCCAGATGCTTTTTCCATTGCTAATTCAGCTGCAATACCATAACTTGTCACAGCATATATACCTGCTTGATAAAAGTCATCAACTACACTCACAAAAGGTCCGACAAAAGATGAAAGTAAACATCCGCTAGCCGTAATGTTTTGTAGCATTTCATGCCCGTTTGTACATAAAGCAGTTCGCTTACCATCTGTCACAACGTCAACTTTTCCAGTTGAGATGACAACCGTATCATATTTTTTAGCGACAGTTTTTGCGATTTCTGGTTCGTTTTCTTGAATAATGGAATCTGGCCCCTTTGCTTTTTCTAGCTTACCTGCCAACACAGCTATTTCCCCAGCATTAGCACGTATTGCAGCTAGCTTTACCGTTTTAAGTATGTCATCAATGATCTCCGTCCGAAAATCTGTACCTCCAACTGCAATGGGATCAAGAATAACTGGAACCCCATTCTTGTTTGCTGCCATTCCAGCCTTTAACATTGCTTCTCCCCGGTCTTCCGTTAATGTCCCCAGGTTTAGCACTACCGCGTCGGCGATTTCTCCATACTTTTTAGCTTCTCTTGGAGTATGAGACATCGCAGGTGACGCTCCGATAGCGATTAAGCCATTAGCAGAAAAATTAGATGCAACTTCATTGGTTATATTAAAAATAAACGGTTTATCTTGTTTAATCTTAGCAATAGCATCCACCAAAAATTCTCCTCTCCTATTAATTTAGAATAAAGAACAAATAAACCACCCCAAAATGGAGTGGTTTTATATACAGCTACAGAATAGGTATAGTCGCCAACTCCACTTTCCTACGCTGGTATTAACCAGTTCAGGTTCAAAGGGATCAAGAAATGCATCTTATCTCAGCCAAAATGGCACCCCTAGTGGATTTTTTTTTATTCTACCTACATCTTAGTTGATTTTTTCGTAAAAGTAAAATTATTCATATGAGTCAATTTTCATCGATGCTAAGTAATGATTGTTTTAAAAAGTTTGGATTATAATAATGACTTGGTGATATCCGAATGACATGATCCCTTAAAAAAACTTAAATACACGCACAAATGTAGATTTTCAAACTGAGACTAATTTAAAATAGCAACTCGTTTTGCAATCATATCAACGTTTCTTAGCATTTATTTTATAAAAACAAACGACGAAATAAAAAAAGTTTTAAAAAGGTATTGCTTTTTTATAGTTCTATGGATATAATATTACTTGTCCTTGATTTTAAGGATTGTCTGGTAGCGATAGCGAGAAGGTCACACCTGTTCCCATGCCGAACACAGAAGTTAAGCTTTTCAGCGCCAATGGTAGTTGGGGTTTTACCCCTGCAAGAGTAGGACGCCGCCAGGCAAGGATAATTTATCCTTAGATTGGATAGAATATGTAAGTATAACACATAGAAGTGTATGACCATATTTTCCATATCATAAGTCATATCGCGGGGTGGAGCAGTCTGGTAGCTCGTTGGGCTCATAACCCAAAGGTCGCAGGTTCAAATCCTGCCCCCGCAACCAAATTATTTACTATTACTTGAGTAAGATCCAGATTCACCATTGAAATACTGGATGCCATACATAAGTAAAAAAAGTTGGTCCGGTAGTTCAGTTGGTTAGAATGCCTGCCTGTCACGCAGGAGGTCGCGGGTTCGAGTCCCGTCCGGACCGCCATGAAAATTATATTAGAAGTTGTAGAACACATGGTTTGAATTGAAACCTGTGTTTTTTTAGTTTGTAGACATTATTTAGTCGTCCAATTTTTTTCTTTTTTCTTTTGTTTTTGCTATGATAGTTGGTAGTGAAGATAAAGAATGGTGATGTGAAATGGATGAGTTTTCTTTTATAGATTCGATTAAGCCGACATATTATCGACAGCCTTCTCTGTTAAAAGGAATTGGAGATGATGCTGCTGTTTTTCGTAGTTCAAAGGATATTGTTACGGCAGTAGATACTTTTGTAGAGGATGTACATTTTTCCCGTTCTACAATGGAACCGTATCATATCGGCTATCGAGCATTAGGGGCCAATATAAGTGATTTAGCAGCAATGGGAGCTTCACCTAGTTTCTATTTAGTATCTATTGTAATACCAAAGAATTGGACTCAAGCGGAGCTATCTCAGATATATTCAGGTATGGATGATTTAGCATCAAAGTATCATATGGATATTATTGGTGGAGATACTGTTTCCGGTAAGCAATTAACCATCTCTATTACAGTAATTGGATATACGATCACAAATAAAGCGCGATATCGTCAGCATGCAAAAGAAGGAGACATTGTCTTTGTTACGGGGACATTAGGAGACTCTCTAGCAGGGTTTCATATTCTGACCAGCGACAATGAAAACAACCGATATGTTGATCAAGATTTTTATATTCATCGGCATCGAAAACCGGAACCGAGAGTGGCTTTTGCGCAAGCTCTAGAAAGTCTGGACAGAGTATCTTTAAATGATGTAAGTGATGGGATTGCCAATGAGGCAAGTGAGATCGCAGAAGCTTCTAATGTGTCCATTGTATTACGTGAAAATGATATACCAGTTGCACCTTCCTTTTATCAATTTACGTATGAGCAACAATATCAGTGGAAATTGTCTGGTGGAGAGGATTTTGAACTCCTAGGGACAGTGGCTAAAGGTGACTGGGCTGTTGTAAATGAAGCTGCTGAGAAGACAAATACCCAATTGACGGTAATTGGAAGTGTTGTAGAAGAAGAAAAGCATCCTGTTTATATAGAAGATAATGCTATGCGTAAAGTGCTTAAGAAAAGCGGATATACGCATTTGAAGTAGGTGAATTAAATGAAAATACAGCTTGGTTCTCCGGAAGAAACAAAATCATTCGGCGAAAGACTAGCTAAGTCGTTGCGTCCGGGTGATGTTATTACGTTAGAAGGTCAGCTAGGTTCTGGTAAAACAACGTTTACGAAAGGAATTGCTTCTGGACTAGAAGTTAAGCGTCATATTACGAGCCCTACGTTTACAATTGTGAAAGAATACCGTGGGAAAATGCCTTTATATCATATGGATGTGTATCGTTTAGAGGATTCCCTGGAGGACATTGGTTTTGATGAATATTTTCATGGAAATGGAGTCTCTGTAGTGGAATGGGCTGGATTTATTGAGCCATTCTTACCCGTGGATCGTTTAGAAATATCTATTCATTATACGGAAAATAAAGATATGCGTGTAATTGATTTGAAACCTCATGGGTCTCACTTTGAACAAGTAGTAAATGAATTAAAAGGTTAGGAGTTAATGTATGAATATACTTGCAATCGATACTTCCAATCAAGTATTAGGTGTGTCATTATTAAACAATGGAGAGATACTAGCTGAACTTACAACTAATATCAAGAAGAATCATTCTGTTCGTTTAATGCCTGCTGTAGAAAGTCTTATGCAACAGGTATCTATGCAACCGGAAGAACTTGATCGAATTGTAGTAGCAAAAGGGCCTGGCTCTTACACGGGAGTAAGAATTGGCCTATCTACAGCAAAGACAATGGCATGGGCTTTAGAAATACCAGTAGTAGGAGTCTCTAGCTTAGAGGTACTTGCTTATCAAGGGAAGTTCTTTAGTGGAATTATATGTCCTTTCTTTGATGCGAGGAGAGGATTAGTATTTACTGGTGGATATCAATTTAACGATAATAAAATTGAAAAAGTGATTGAAGAAGAAAATTTACTTATGACCTCCATGCTGGATAAATTAAAAAAGCAGGGGGAAAAGGTAGTATTCTTGAGTCCGGATATTGAACAATTTAAAGAATTAATTAAAGAGGAACTAGGAGATTTAGCAATTATTCCTGAACCTATCTATCATCTTCCAAAAGCTTCGCACTTAGGGCTTGTAGGGATGAATTTAGAACCGGAAGCTATTCATGAGCTCGTTCCTAATTATCTACGTTTAGCAGAAGCAGAAGCGAATTGGCAAAAGAGTCAGAAGGAACGTCAAGTAAATGAATAATATAACGATGCGTCCAATGGAACTTGCTGATATACCTGAAGTTTTACATGTAGAAAATGCATGTTTTCAAACACCTTGGACAACGGATATTTTTTATCAAGAATTAATAGAAAATGCTCATGCGTATTATTATGTCGTTGAAGTCGAACGTACAGTTGTTGGTTATATTGGTTCGTGGATGGTGTTAGATGACGCACAAATAACGAATTTCGCTATTCTACCAAGTTATCGCAGAAATAAATTAGGTGAAAAGTTATTTCGTTATTTGATGCAGATTGCCATAGCAAAAGGAGTCGAGCGCCTATCCTTAGAAGTACGTGCATCAAACATAGCGGCGCAATCCTTATATAGAAAATTTGGTTTAGTTCCTGGTGGAGTTCGTAAGAGGTATTACACGGATAATCACGAGGATGCTATTGTAATGTGGGTGAATCTGAAATGAAAAAAGATACGATTATATTAGGTATAGAAACAAGTTGTGATGAAACCGCAGCCTCTGTAGTAAAAAACGGTAGAGAGATTATGTCCAATGTAGTTGCATCTCAAATTGAAAGTCATAAACGCTTCGGAGGAGTAGTTCCTGAAATTGCATCAAGGCATCACGTTGAACAAATTACACTTGTGCTTGAACAAGCAATTACTGAGGCTGATGTTACTTGGGAAGATATAGATGCAATCGCAGTTACAGAAGGACCAGGATTAGTAGGAGCTTTATTAGTAGGTGTAAATGCAGCGAAAGCATTAGCGTTTGCTAAGAAGAAACCATTAGTTGGGGTTCACCATATTGCTGGTCATATTTATGCAAATAGACTAGAGCATGAATTTGTGTTTCCGATGTTAGCCCTTATTGTTTCTGGTGGACACACAGAATTAGTCCTAATGAAGGAACATGGAGACTATGAATTAATAGGGGAGACAAGAGATGATGCTGCAGGAGAAGCATATGATAAGGTCGCCCGTATGTTGAAATTGCCTTATCCAGGTGGTCCACAAATTGATCGCTTAGCTGCTAAAGGTGAGGAAACGATTGAATTTCCTCGTGCTTGGTTAGAAGCAGATAGTTATGATTTTAGTTTTAGTGGATTGAAGTCTGCCGTTATAAATAAAATTCATAACGCAAAGCAACGTGATTTGACGTTAAGTGCAGAAGATATTGCTGCAAGTTTTCAAGCGAGTGTTGTGGAAGTACTGACAGAAAAAACATATCGTGCAGCGAAAGAATATAACGTAAATCAAGTTATTGTAGCGGGTGGAGTAGCTGCTAATACAGGTTTAAGAAAAAGCCTAGAGAAACGTTTCTCAGGCGAAGATTTTCCATTATATATTCCACCAATTCAATTATGTACAGATAATGCTGCAATGATTGCCGCAGCAGGTACGATATCGTTTGAAAAGGGGCATCGTTCATTACTCGATTTAAATGCAAATCCTTCACTTATACTGAGTTAGTCACAGGTTATTCACAGGGGTGTGGATATATCCTGTAGATAAGCTACATTATCATCTTTTAAATGTGGATGAAAAAAGTGGATAACTGTTCATTCGGCTGTGGATTATGTGTGTAACTTTTGCTGATTCGAGGTTTTTAGACATTTTTCGAGCTTTTCGTTGTGGATAAGTATTTGGTTAAAGAAGGATATTAACAGGAAGAAATTTGGTGGGAATCCGATGAATAAAAAACAAAATTATTATTTTCAAACTGATTTGATTCTACTCTTTTTAGGATTTGTAATCATTAGTCTATTGGCTATTTATAACGCGCAGCAAATTGATCAAGCTAATACGAATTTTGTCATACGGCAAATTGCTTTTTTTAGTATTGGTGTTTGTTTTGTAGCTGCGATTCAATTTATCGACCTCGAACAGTTGTATAGAGGAAGTATATATATTTATATAGGTGGAGTTCTCTTGTTAGGGCTGTTACTTATCAGTCCTGATGCAATTGCAAGGGAAATTAATGGTGCAAATAGTTGGTTTACCTTACCTGGATTATCCATTCAACCCGCCGAATTTGCCAAAATGTCGACGATATTATTTCTAGCAGCAACGATAACGGGACATAAAGAAAAGACAGAAGTTCAAACGATGAAAACGGATATTATGTTATTACTTAAACTAATAATCTATACAATGATACCAGTCGGATTAATTATGCTACAACCTGATTTTGGTACCTCGATGGTGTATTTGTTTATTGCAGGAATGATGATAATTTTATCAGGTATTAACTGGAGGATTATTGTTTCCTTAATAGTTGGCTTGGTATCTCTAGCAGGAGCTGCTATTGGAGCAATTATTCGATTTCCGCAGTTTGCAATTGATGTTCTTGGAGTAGCACCATATCAAGTGGATCGAATTATGACATGGTTTGATCCGTCACAACAATCAGCAGATGCGACATTTCAGTTTGAACGATCACATATGTCATTGGGTTCTGGACAATTATTTGGTAAGGGAATGAGTAGTCTAGAAGTACAATATCCAGAAGCACATACAGATTTTATCTTTTCTGTAATAGGAGAGAGCTTTGGATTTATTGGAAGTGCCATTGTAATTTTTCTTTACTTTATGCTTCTATACCGTTTAGTAACCTTAGGCTTAAGCATCTATAAACATTCTCCTTTTGGCACATATTTCTGCTTTGGATTTTTAAGTTTGATGCTGGTCCATGTGTTTCAAAATATCGGAATGACAATTGGAATTATGCCAATAACAGGAATTCCATTGCTACTTATTAGTTATGGAGGTAGTTCTGTCATGTCCACCATGTTAGGATTGGCAGTAGTTTACCGAGTTGCAGTTGAACATACGATACAAAATGATTATCTATTTAAATAAAAGCTATAAAAAAACTCTCTAAATCCAACATTGTGGATAAAGAGAGTTTTTTACTCTTATTATGAGTTTGATTCAACTAGGTTGCCTATGAAATTGGTCGATAAATGTTACTCCATCTTCATAAATGGTTGCGATAGCTGAATGTATTTTTTGAGAAGATATTTCGGTAATCTCAAATTGAATATTTTTATAAAGTAGGTTTGGCTTCTCATGATTGGCAGGGATATAGCCTAATTGATCGATTAAAAAATCACTTAACGTATCATAATCCTCTACTGGGAAAGTGATGCCTAGTATACCTTCTAATTCGTACAGTGGAGAATTAGCATGAATTCGGTATCTATTTCCAGCCAGTTGTTGGATGAAGGAAGGTTTATTCAATACATAGCTATCATCTTCTTGAAGTACATCAGTAACCATTTCTTTGACCATATCTTCTCTTGTAATAAGTCCTTCAGTTCCACCATATTCATCTAAAACAATTGCAAGTGTGATCTGTTCTTTTTGCATATCTTTAAACGCAAGGTCTACACGTTGTGATTCTAAGATAAAGAACGGATCATGCATGATATTTCGAAGCTGAAACTTGGTAGCATCTTTATAATTATGTAAATAAGAAAGTACGTCCTTTACGTGGATAATTCCTATAATTTGATCGATATCTTCTTCAATTACAGGATATCTGTTGTAAGGCTGGTTTATAATCACATCCATTACTTCTTCATAAGAAGAATCTACTTCAAGCACACACATATCTATACGATGAATAACGATATCCGAAATATGTTTATCATTAAATTCATAGATGTTTGTTTCAGACTCAACTGATGGGTGCTCCTTTGCATTTTTAAGCACACTTGTATTGATTACCAGCAGACCCTTTTTCCAAGCAACAAAACATACTATGCCTACAATAAGAAAAAACAAACTAATCAGCGCTATCGTCAAAAGTTAACGACCTCCATGATTTATTATTAGCAAACAAACGAAACAAGCTGTATATATAAAAACAGGCAAGTATATACTTACCTGTAAATATTATAAATGAAGATGAATATTTTTTCAATTGTCTAACTCTTCTAGGCTTGTCCAATGCTCCAATAGATCATCAAGTTTTTGTTTGTACATGTTGGTTTCTTCGGTTAACTCTAATGCTTTTTCGTGATCTTCATATACTTCTGGTAATGTCATTTGTTCTTCTAAATGTGCAATATGCTCTTCTGTCGTTTCGATCTGTTTTTCAAGTTCAGCGATTTGTCTTTTCCGTTTTCTTTCTTCACTTTGTTTCTGCTTTTCTTCTTTAAAACTTCTTTTTTTATCGGAAACCGTTGTTGATTGTACTTCTTTCTCCATCTGAAGACGAGCAAGTTCTGCTTCTTCTGCTTTTTTCTCTAGATAATAATCATAGTCACCAAGGTACATTTTAATTCCTTGTGGATTCATTTCGGCTACTTGATCTGCGATTCGATTAATAAAATAGCGATCATGTGAAACAAAGATAATTGTACCCGGGAAATCAGCTAATGCACCTTCTAACACTTCTTTACTATCAATATCTAAGTGGTTCGTTGGTTCATCTAGAATAAGTAGGTTTGCTTTTTGCATTTTTAATTTAGATAAAGCTAAGCGTGATTTTTCACCACCACTTAATGCAGAAACGACTTTTAATACATCATCCCCAGAGAATAAGAAATTGCCTAGTATCGTACGAATATCTTTTTCATTCACTAGAGGATACTCATCCCACAATTCTTGAAGGACGGTTTTGTTCGAGTGAAGTTCGGTTTGTTCCTGATCATAGTACCCGACTTGTACATTTGTTCCTAATTGGATGTCTCCGTCAAAAGGAAATTCTTTCTCCACAATGGTCTTCAGTAACGTTGTTTTTCCGATTCCATTCGGACCAACTAATGCGATACGTTCACCGCGATTTGCATGAAGGTTTACATGGCGGAATGTAGGTTCTTGTTGTTCTTCATATCGGAAGCCTAGATTAGAAATTTTTAATACATCATTGCCACTACGACGATTAATTTGAAATGACATCGAAGCGGATGATTCATCACCCATTGGACGATCCATCTTGTCCATTTTTTCTAATTGCTTTCGTCTACTTTGTGCTCGTTTTGTAGTGGAAGCACGGACGATATTCTTTTGAATGAATTCTTCCATCCGTTTAATATCCGTTTGTTGTTTTACGTATTCTTTCATTTCTTGTTCGTAATCAAGTGCTTTTTGTTCCAGGTATTTACTATAGGTACCATGATATTTTCTCGAATGATGTCTAGAAATTTCATAAACGATAGATACCGTTTTATCAAGAAAATAGCGGTCATGGGAAACAATCACAATTGCACCAGGATAATTAACGAGATAACCTTCCAACCATGTTAGTGTATCAATATCGAGATGGTTTGTAGGCTCATCGAGGATGAGTAACTGAGGTTTTTGTAGCAATAATTTACCAAGAGCGAGTCTTGTCTTTTGTCCGCCACTTAATTCGTTAATCGGCGTTTCATAATCATAATCACCAAATGAGAGACCAGTAAGTACCGATTTTATATCCGATTCATACGTATAACCACCATCTGATTGATAGCGAATTTGTAATTCATCGTATTCTTTCAGAATGGCTTGGTAACTCGTTTCATCTACTGCAGTAGGATCTGCCATTTTAATTTCTACTTCACGTAACTTTTTTTCCATCTGTTTTAAATGGGAAAATACATCTTCCATCTCATTCCAAATGGTTTTACCTGATTCTAACTTCATATGTTGCGATAGATAACCATAGGTAAGATCTTTCGGTTTGAAAAACTCTCCTTCATCATGAGGGAGTTCATTTGCCATTATTTTTAGCAGTGTCGATTTTCCTGCACCATTTCTACCGACGATGGCAATACGATCTTGGTCTTTAATTTCTACTTTTATATTAGACAAAATCTCTTCTGCGCCAAAAGATTTTGATATTCCGTTTAATTGCATCAGTATCATTTCATTGTCACCTCATAATACTAGTTTAGCTTATCGCCAAAGAAGCGACAATATTATTGTGAAAAATGTCACGACTTCTAAGGAATAATCTGTTAAAATAAATATAGTATGATAATTATTCTAAGCATTGAAAAGAGGAAGGTCGTATGGAACAAAACAAGATTCCGCAAGCAACTGCAAAACGCTTGCCATTATATTATCGTTTCATTAACAACTTAAATCAACAAGGTAAAAAGCGTGTATCATCAAAAGAATTAAGTGAAGCGGTTAAAGTAGATTCCGCAACCATTCGTAGAGATTTCTCTTACTTCGGTGCACTAGGTAAAAAAGGATATGGATACAATGTTGAATATTTACTAGGTTTTTTTAAGAGTACATTAGACCAACATGAAATAACAGAAGTAGCGTTAATTGGTGTTGGAAATTTAGGAACAGCTTTCTTACATTATAATTTTATGAAAAATAATAATATCCGTATTACCATTGCATTTGATGCTGATGAAAATAAGGTAGGCACCGATATCGGAGGAGTTCCAGTCTATCATATTGATGAACTAGGGGAAAGGTTAAAGAATACAGAGGTTGCTATTCTGACGATACCTGCTGATGAAGCAGATGCAATTGCTAATCAACTTGTTGAGCATGGCGTTAGTGGAATATTAAACTTTACCCCAGCAAGAATTACAGTACCTAGTCATATTCGTGTGCATCATATTGATTTAGCGATTGAGCTTCAATCACTCGTGTATTTTCTTAAACATTATTCTTTAAACTAATTATTTCATTATTTTAAATCAATTATTATGTAAGCGTTTATCCTTATATTAATGAGAAAAGTAGACTGTGAATACAGTCTACTTTTTCTTTCTTAATTTATTGTGATAACCTATCATTTTAAAGGAAACAAAGAAACACAAAGCAGAAACTGCTGCAAAAATAAGTGTAACAGAATTCCAAACAGTGCTTTCCTTACTTTGAACCCCAAAGTATATAAAAGCAATTCCTACAAGAAAGTATAGAACTGCTCTTGTTAGAAAGGGATGTCTCATGGATTAACCTCCAAAGAAAATCATTTGCATCTCATCTAAAATACGTTGCATTTCTTCAGGATCAATATTATATTGTGCTAACAAAACAAAGGTGTTCATACCTGCGTGTACAATAATAGGAACGATAATTCGTTTTGTCTTTACATAAAGAAAAGCAAATACAAATCCCATGGATGCGTAAATTAAAATATGCTTAGGGTCTAAGTGAATAAACCCAAATATAACCGCTGATAGTAACCCCGCAAAAAAGAAATTCATTCGTTTATAAAGCTCTCCAAAAATAATCTTTCGGAATATAATTTCTTCTAAAATGGGAGCAAAGATAGCCGGTACGATCATGAATATAGGTGCTGCTCGAGTGATATCCATAATTTGTTGTGTGTTTTCGGAACCTGGGTCAATCCCGATGGCTATTTCGATTTGAGCAGCAATACCTTGTGCGAATAAAGCCATAAAAATACCAGCTATAGACCACAGTATTATACTTTCAATTCCTGCTGCCTCGTTATTTCGCATTTGCATATCTGGTTTAAGAAAATATAGCGTTATAACGATTGCTAGGGCAAAGGAAAATATCGACCAATAAATAGTTGCATCATTGATAGAAAAACCGAAAACGACTGCTAAAATCGGTGCAAAAAGCAACCCAGAAAACTGCATAATAATATATGTAAGAATGACATACCAATATCTACGACTCAAATAAAACGCTCCTTTATCATGTACTGTACTAATTAATATAGTTTAACATATGCATATATAGTTATTATAATCAGAACACGCTATTAAATGAAAAGAAAATGAAGTATTATTTTTTTGTGATTGATTTATGAAATTGTTTAGCATTTGTTATATAAAAAATATAATATCTTCACTCTATTTTGCTTGCATTTTTTTATAGAATTAATTATTATAATAATTGTGATTAGCACTCATCTATGAAGAGTGCTAATAAAATAAAATGATATCGAATTAAGGAGGCAATTCTACATGATTAAACCATTAGGAGATCGTGTTGTTATCGAACTTGTTGAACAAGAAGAAACAACTGCAAGCGGAATCGTACTTCCAGACTCTGCAAAGGAAAAACCGCAGGAAGGTAAAGTAGTAGCAGTTGGTTCTGGACGTGTAGAAAATGGAGAAAAGATTGCTCTTGAAGTTTCAGAAGGAGATCGAATCATTTTTTCTAAATTTGCTGGTACAGAAGTGAAATATGAAGGTACAGAATACTTAATTCTTCGTGAAAATGATATTTTAGCTATTATTGGCTAAACTCTTATGAAAAATTTAGATTAAAACGATAAATACGTAACTACATTCAAGGAGGAATAAAGAATGGCTAAAGACTTAAAATTTAGTGAAGACGCTCGTCGCGCAATGCTACGTGGTGTAGATACATTGGCAGATGCAGTAAAAGTTACGCTTGGACCAAAAGGACGTAATGTTGTATTAGATAAAAAATTCGGTTCACCTCTAATTACAAATGATGGTGTTACGATTGCAAAAGAAATTGAATTAGAAGATGCATTTGAAAACATGGGTGCTCAATTAGTATCTGAAGTTGCATCAAAAACAAATGATGTTGCTGGTGATGGTACTACAACAGCGACTGTACTTGCTCAAGCAATGATTCGTGAAGGATTGAAAAACGTAACTTCTGGTGCAAACCCAGTAGGAATCCGTCGCGGTATTGAAAAAGCTGTTGAATTAGCAGTTCAAGAATTAAAAGGAATTTCACAACCAATTGAAAGTAAAGAAGCTATTTCACAAATTGCTGCCGTATCTTCTGGAGATGAAGAAGTAGGTCAATTGATTGCTGAAGCAATGGAACGTGTAGGTAACGATGGTGTTATCACTATTGAAGAATCTAAAGGTTTCAACACAGAGCTTGAAGTAGTAGAAGGTATGCAATTTGATCGTGGATATGCTTCTCCATACATGGTTACTGACCAAGATAAAATGGAGGCTGTTTTAGAAGATCCTTATATCTTAATAACAGATAAGAAAATAGGCAATATCCAAGAAGTATTACCAGTGTTAGAGCAAGTAGTTCAACAAGGTAAACCTCTTCTAATGATCGCTGAAGATGTAGAAGGAGAAGCACTTGCTACATTAGTAGTAAATAAACTTCGCGGTACA from Oceanobacillus iheyensis HTE831 encodes:
- the tsaD gene encoding tRNA (adenosine(37)-N6)-threonylcarbamoyltransferase complex transferase subunit TsaD — translated: MKKDTIILGIETSCDETAASVVKNGREIMSNVVASQIESHKRFGGVVPEIASRHHVEQITLVLEQAITEADVTWEDIDAIAVTEGPGLVGALLVGVNAAKALAFAKKKPLVGVHHIAGHIYANRLEHEFVFPMLALIVSGGHTELVLMKEHGDYELIGETRDDAAGEAYDKVARMLKLPYPGGPQIDRLAAKGEETIEFPRAWLEADSYDFSFSGLKSAVINKIHNAKQRDLTLSAEDIAASFQASVVEVLTEKTYRAAKEYNVNQVIVAGGVAANTGLRKSLEKRFSGEDFPLYIPPIQLCTDNAAMIAAAGTISFEKGHRSLLDLNANPSLILS
- a CDS encoding FtsW/RodA/SpoVE family cell cycle protein, with product MNKKQNYYFQTDLILLFLGFVIISLLAIYNAQQIDQANTNFVIRQIAFFSIGVCFVAAIQFIDLEQLYRGSIYIYIGGVLLLGLLLISPDAIAREINGANSWFTLPGLSIQPAEFAKMSTILFLAATITGHKEKTEVQTMKTDIMLLLKLIIYTMIPVGLIMLQPDFGTSMVYLFIAGMMIILSGINWRIIVSLIVGLVSLAGAAIGAIIRFPQFAIDVLGVAPYQVDRIMTWFDPSQQSADATFQFERSHMSLGSGQLFGKGMSSLEVQYPEAHTDFIFSVIGESFGFIGSAIVIFLYFMLLYRLVTLGLSIYKHSPFGTYFCFGFLSLMLVHVFQNIGMTIGIMPITGIPLLLISYGGSSVMSTMLGLAVVYRVAVEHTIQNDYLFK
- a CDS encoding transporter associated domain-containing protein, with amino-acid sequence MTIALISLFFLIVGIVCFVAWKKGLLVINTSVLKNAKEHPSVESETNIYEFNDKHISDIVIHRIDMCVLEVDSSYEEVMDVIINQPYNRYPVIEEDIDQIIGIIHVKDVLSYLHNYKDATKFQLRNIMHDPFFILESQRVDLAFKDMQKEQITLAIVLDEYGGTEGLITREDMVKEMVTDVLQEDDSYVLNKPSFIQQLAGNRYRIHANSPLYELEGILGITFPVEDYDTLSDFLIDQLGYIPANHEKPNLLYKNIQFEITEISSQKIHSAIATIYEDGVTFIDQFHRQPS
- the abc-f gene encoding ribosomal protection-like ABC-F family protein; translation: MILMQLNGISKSFGAEEILSNIKVEIKDQDRIAIVGRNGAGKSTLLKIMANELPHDEGEFFKPKDLTYGYLSQHMKLESGKTIWNEMEDVFSHLKQMEKKLREVEIKMADPTAVDETSYQAILKEYDELQIRYQSDGGYTYESDIKSVLTGLSFGDYDYETPINELSGGQKTRLALGKLLLQKPQLLILDEPTNHLDIDTLTWLEGYLVNYPGAIVIVSHDRYFLDKTVSIVYEISRHHSRKYHGTYSKYLEQKALDYEQEMKEYVKQQTDIKRMEEFIQKNIVRASTTKRAQSRRKQLEKMDKMDRPMGDESSASMSFQINRRSGNDVLKISNLGFRYEEQQEPTFRHVNLHANRGERIALVGPNGIGKTTLLKTIVEKEFPFDGDIQLGTNVQVGYYDQEQTELHSNKTVLQELWDEYPLVNEKDIRTILGNFLFSGDDVLKVVSALSGGEKSRLALSKLKMQKANLLILDEPTNHLDIDSKEVLEGALADFPGTIIFVSHDRYFINRIADQVAEMNPQGIKMYLGDYDYYLEKKAEEAELARLQMEKEVQSTTVSDKKRSFKEEKQKQSEERKRKRQIAELEKQIETTEEHIAHLEEQMTLPEVYEDHEKALELTEETNMYKQKLDDLLEHWTSLEELDN
- a CDS encoding redox-sensing transcriptional repressor Rex, with product MEQNKIPQATAKRLPLYYRFINNLNQQGKKRVSSKELSEAVKVDSATIRRDFSYFGALGKKGYGYNVEYLLGFFKSTLDQHEITEVALIGVGNLGTAFLHYNFMKNNNIRITIAFDADENKVGTDIGGVPVYHIDELGERLKNTEVAILTIPADEADAIANQLVEHGVSGILNFTPARITVPSHIRVHHIDLAIELQSLVYFLKHYSLN